From Gordonia crocea, the proteins below share one genomic window:
- a CDS encoding LLM class F420-dependent oxidoreductase yields MKLGLQLGYWGADPVPNHGELARAAEAAGFDAVFTAEAWGSDAYTPLAWWGSQTEKVRLGTSVLQLSARTPTACAMAALTLDHLSGGRHIVGLGVSGPQVVEGWYGQKFPKPLARTREYIDIMRQVWAREAPVTSDGPHYPLPLTGEGTTGLGKPLKSITHPLRSDIPIFLGAEGPKNIALAAEIADGWLPIFYTPRLADQYNEWLDEGFARAGARRSREDFEICATAQIVVTDDRAAAMTAIKPFVALYMGGMGSEDTNFHADVYRRMGYADVVDEVTALFRSNRKDEAAAIIPDAVVDDAAIVGDVDYVRAKVREWEAAGVTTMLVTARDEKQINDLASVVGTA; encoded by the coding sequence ATGAAACTTGGTCTGCAGTTGGGGTACTGGGGCGCCGACCCCGTTCCGAATCACGGCGAATTGGCCCGGGCCGCCGAAGCCGCCGGCTTTGACGCCGTCTTCACCGCCGAGGCGTGGGGATCAGATGCCTACACGCCGCTGGCCTGGTGGGGTTCACAGACCGAGAAGGTCCGCCTGGGCACCTCCGTCCTGCAGTTGTCGGCCCGCACACCCACCGCCTGCGCGATGGCTGCGCTGACGCTCGACCACCTGTCCGGCGGCCGCCACATCGTCGGCCTCGGCGTCTCCGGCCCCCAGGTCGTCGAGGGTTGGTACGGACAGAAGTTCCCCAAGCCCCTCGCCCGGACCCGTGAGTACATCGACATCATGCGCCAGGTCTGGGCCCGCGAAGCACCTGTCACCAGCGACGGCCCGCACTACCCGCTGCCACTGACCGGCGAGGGCACGACCGGTCTGGGTAAGCCGCTCAAGTCGATCACCCATCCGTTGCGCTCGGACATCCCGATCTTCCTCGGTGCCGAAGGCCCCAAGAACATCGCCCTGGCCGCCGAGATCGCCGACGGCTGGTTGCCGATCTTCTACACGCCCCGCCTCGCCGACCAGTACAACGAGTGGCTCGACGAGGGATTCGCGCGTGCCGGTGCCCGGCGCAGCCGCGAAGACTTCGAGATCTGTGCCACCGCGCAGATCGTCGTCACCGACGACCGTGCGGCCGCGATGACCGCGATCAAACCGTTTGTCGCGCTGTACATGGGCGGGATGGGCAGCGAGGACACCAACTTCCACGCCGACGTCTACCGCCGGATGGGGTACGCCGACGTCGTCGACGAGGTGACTGCGCTGTTCCGCAGCAACCGCAAGGACGAGGCCGCGGCGATCATCCCCGATGCGGTCGTCGACGACGCGGCGATCGTCGGTGACGTCGACTATGTGCGGGCCAAGGTCCGCGAGTGGGAAGCCGCCGGCGTGACCACGATGCTGGTCACCGCCCGCGACGAGAAGCAGATCAACGACCTGGCCTCGGTCGTCGGGACCGCCTAG
- a CDS encoding WS/DGAT/MGAT family O-acyltransferase, translating into MEHLSGLDASFLYLETPEQLMHVCALFVLDPATSPGGYEFGKFRDALDVAVAGIPQFTRKVRKVPFEIAHPVWVHDTHFDINRHVHRVALPGDGGYAELIELITHLASLPLSRHHPLWEMWVIEGYHDTGRGSAAEKSADLAGASDKVVVFAKMHHAAVDGASGASIVSHLCALEPDAAPVAATMGADYDDADQGEPGALEIFGRGFVASLARPFNLTRIIQPSVDVVVKTVERMRRGTAMAPPFKAPRTPFNNNITGQRSIGVTDMLLDDFKEIRRLSGATVNDVVLTIAGGALRRYLADHNDLPDAPLLATVPVSVREESQRSEGMNKVSALFARLGTDIDDPWERLIAMGEANRNAKEHQKAIPADALQDWAEFAPPRTFGLAMRTYAALRISERGPVVHNLVISNVPGPQMPLYFMGAKIDALYPLGPIFHGAGLNVTVLSNNGIVHVGIIACPAAVPDPELLVDYFPLELTKLREQAEQLA; encoded by the coding sequence ATGGAACACCTCAGCGGACTCGACGCCAGCTTCTTGTACCTGGAAACCCCCGAGCAGCTGATGCACGTGTGCGCCCTCTTCGTGCTCGATCCCGCCACGAGCCCCGGCGGCTACGAGTTCGGCAAGTTCCGCGACGCCCTCGACGTCGCCGTCGCCGGGATCCCGCAGTTCACCCGGAAGGTCCGCAAGGTTCCGTTCGAGATCGCCCACCCGGTGTGGGTGCACGACACCCATTTCGACATCAACCGGCACGTGCACCGCGTCGCACTCCCCGGTGACGGCGGATACGCCGAGCTCATCGAGCTGATCACCCACCTCGCGTCGCTGCCGCTCAGCCGCCACCATCCGCTGTGGGAGATGTGGGTGATCGAGGGCTACCACGACACGGGTCGCGGCTCGGCGGCGGAGAAGTCCGCCGATCTGGCTGGGGCGAGCGACAAGGTCGTCGTCTTCGCGAAGATGCACCATGCCGCGGTCGACGGTGCGTCGGGCGCCAGCATCGTGTCGCACCTGTGTGCGCTGGAACCCGACGCCGCGCCGGTGGCCGCGACGATGGGCGCCGACTACGACGACGCCGACCAGGGCGAGCCGGGGGCGTTGGAGATCTTCGGACGCGGCTTCGTGGCCAGCTTGGCGCGTCCCTTCAACCTGACCCGCATCATCCAACCATCGGTCGACGTGGTGGTCAAGACCGTCGAACGGATGCGTCGCGGGACCGCCATGGCCCCGCCGTTCAAGGCGCCGCGCACCCCGTTCAACAACAACATCACCGGCCAGCGCTCGATCGGCGTCACTGACATGCTGCTCGACGACTTCAAGGAGATCCGGCGCCTCAGTGGGGCGACGGTCAACGACGTGGTGCTGACCATCGCCGGCGGGGCGCTGCGGCGCTATCTGGCCGACCACAACGACCTGCCGGACGCACCGCTGTTGGCGACGGTTCCGGTTTCGGTGCGGGAAGAATCCCAGCGGTCCGAGGGGATGAACAAGGTTTCGGCGCTGTTCGCCCGGCTCGGCACCGACATCGACGACCCGTGGGAGCGACTCATCGCGATGGGGGAGGCGAACCGCAACGCCAAAGAGCATCAGAAGGCGATTCCTGCTGACGCACTGCAGGATTGGGCCGAGTTCGCCCCGCCGCGCACCTTCGGTCTCGCCATGCGCACCTATGCCGCGCTGCGGATCTCCGAGCGCGGCCCGGTGGTGCACAACCTCGTCATCTCCAACGTGCCGGGTCCGCAGATGCCGCTCTACTTCATGGGGGCCAAGATCGACGCCCTGTACCCGTTGGGGCCGATCTTCCACGGCGCCGGGCTCAACGTGACAGTGCTGTCGAACAACGGCATCGTGCACGTCGGGATCATCGCGTGCCCGGCGGCCGTGCCCGATCCAGAACTACTCGTCGACTATTTCCCGCTGGAGTTGACCAAGCTGCGGGAACAGGCCGAACAACTCGCCTAG
- a CDS encoding CPBP family intramembrane glutamic endopeptidase, with the protein MAQLTAIDRLHPALIATIIFVIASANLIAHYAHGRLIILVIPTTALLLGAAALISGLHWRDLGATLPQLRAGLPWAAAVVAIVVVVIGVAVAIPPLREFFLEERYRSARTALLAAFVVIPLQTVLPEELLFRGVLQGALMRTWSAPVALSVGAVLFGLWHITSSLNLSGSNQGLRDAVGGGGAGRIAGVVLAVVATTAAGFVFGWLRYKTDSLLPPIALHWAINATGALGAALVWRL; encoded by the coding sequence ATGGCCCAGCTGACCGCGATCGACCGTCTGCACCCCGCGTTGATCGCGACGATCATCTTCGTGATCGCGAGCGCCAACCTCATCGCCCACTACGCCCACGGCCGCCTGATCATCCTGGTCATCCCGACGACGGCGTTGCTGTTGGGGGCCGCAGCCCTCATCAGCGGGCTGCACTGGCGCGATCTGGGCGCCACCCTGCCCCAACTCCGGGCCGGACTCCCCTGGGCCGCGGCCGTGGTGGCGATCGTGGTCGTCGTCATCGGCGTGGCGGTGGCGATTCCGCCGCTGCGGGAGTTCTTCCTCGAAGAGCGGTACCGCTCGGCCCGCACCGCCCTGTTGGCCGCATTCGTGGTCATCCCCCTGCAGACAGTGCTGCCCGAGGAACTGCTGTTCCGCGGCGTCCTCCAAGGCGCCCTGATGCGGACGTGGTCGGCCCCGGTCGCCCTGTCGGTCGGCGCGGTGCTCTTCGGCCTGTGGCACATCACCTCGTCGTTGAACCTGTCGGGCAGCAACCAAGGACTGCGCGACGCGGTGGGCGGCGGCGGCGCCGGCCGGATCGCCGGTGTCGTCCTGGCGGTGGTCGCGACCACCGCGGCGGGCTTCGTCTTCGGCTGGCTGCGCTACAAGACCGACAGCCTCCTGCCACCGATCGCCCTGCACTGGGCGATCAACGCCACCGGCGCCCTCGGTGCGGCACTGGTCTGGCGCCTGTAA
- a CDS encoding peptide MFS transporter translates to MVTTDDAAARPLDRRFFGQPWGLATLFSIETWERFSFYGMQAILAYYLYYTVAQGGLGLDRSSATSIVGAYGGLVYLSTIVGAWLADRVLGADRTLLTGAVVIMAGHISLALLPGLWGVGIGLVLVAFGSGALKTSATTMVGGLYEPGDRRRDAGFSLYYMGVNLGGFLGPLATGAAQRGAGFHLGFGLAAIGMGVGLIGYVAMRGSLRGLGDGVPDPLPRSQRRRWIVTAVVAVVAVGAAAAGGWLRADRLATVVAVVTALAALGLFAVILRSAHVDATERRRVVAFIPLFGASVVFWSLYQQQFTTVAVYADERLNRSIGGWEVPASWVQSINPVFIIVFAGVFAALWTALGSAQPSAPAKFALGTGLMGVAFLCFLPMSGGGPGSAPLLGLVGILLLFTFAELLLSPVGLSLATRLAPRAFTSQMVALFFLSVALGTALSGVLARWYSADSEVPYFLTLGLASLAVAGLVAAATPWIRRGMGEA, encoded by the coding sequence GTGGTGACCACCGACGACGCAGCGGCGCGACCGCTGGACCGCCGGTTCTTCGGGCAGCCGTGGGGGCTGGCGACGCTGTTCAGCATCGAGACCTGGGAGCGGTTCTCGTTCTACGGGATGCAGGCGATCCTCGCCTACTACCTCTACTACACCGTGGCGCAGGGCGGTTTGGGTCTGGACCGCTCGTCGGCGACGAGCATCGTCGGGGCCTATGGCGGCCTGGTGTACCTGTCGACGATCGTCGGCGCCTGGCTCGCCGACCGGGTCCTGGGCGCCGATCGGACGTTGCTCACCGGCGCCGTCGTCATCATGGCCGGCCACATCAGCCTGGCGCTGCTGCCGGGGTTGTGGGGCGTCGGCATCGGTCTGGTCCTGGTCGCATTCGGCAGCGGGGCCCTGAAGACCAGTGCGACGACCATGGTCGGCGGGCTCTATGAGCCGGGGGACCGCCGTCGCGACGCCGGTTTCTCGCTGTACTACATGGGGGTGAACCTGGGCGGCTTCCTCGGTCCACTGGCGACCGGGGCCGCCCAGCGGGGAGCGGGATTCCACCTCGGCTTCGGCCTCGCGGCAATCGGCATGGGCGTCGGCCTCATCGGATACGTGGCGATGCGCGGGTCGCTGCGGGGGCTCGGCGACGGCGTTCCCGATCCGCTCCCGCGGTCGCAACGGCGCCGGTGGATCGTGACCGCCGTCGTCGCCGTGGTCGCCGTCGGGGCCGCCGCGGCAGGCGGGTGGTTGCGCGCCGACCGGCTGGCCACCGTCGTCGCGGTGGTGACCGCCCTCGCCGCGCTGGGATTGTTCGCGGTGATCCTGCGCAGCGCCCACGTCGACGCGACGGAACGCCGACGGGTGGTCGCGTTCATCCCGCTCTTCGGTGCGTCGGTGGTGTTCTGGTCGCTCTACCAGCAGCAGTTCACCACGGTCGCGGTGTATGCCGACGAGCGGCTGAACCGCAGCATCGGAGGCTGGGAGGTGCCGGCCTCCTGGGTGCAGTCGATCAACCCCGTCTTCATCATCGTGTTCGCCGGCGTGTTCGCCGCCCTGTGGACGGCCCTCGGGTCCGCGCAGCCCTCGGCGCCGGCGAAGTTCGCTCTGGGCACCGGCCTGATGGGCGTGGCATTCCTGTGTTTCCTACCGATGTCGGGCGGCGGCCCCGGCAGTGCCCCGCTACTCGGCCTCGTCGGGATCCTGCTGTTGTTCACCTTCGCCGAACTCCTGCTGTCGCCGGTGGGGTTGTCACTGGCCACCCGGTTGGCACCGCGGGCATTCACCTCGCAGATGGTGGCGCTGTTCTTCCTGTCCGTGGCATTGGGGACAGCGTTGTCGGGGGTGTTGGCACGGTGGTATTCGGCCGATTCGGAAGTGCCCTACTTCCTCACCCTCGGACTCGCCTCACTCGCCGTCGCCGGGCTCGTCGCCGCCGCGACACCGTGGATCCGCAGGGGGATGGGCGAGGCCTGA
- a CDS encoding adenylate/guanylate cyclase domain-containing protein, which yields MSPADSPKKAAKRAVRKTDKGDASVAKRAAELLARTDSSDGVVSLARAARSLIPESPVVGEDRSSDRLARLIAQARGEQPSAVRELGLAGVEVWQTLTRRRGGKGVARIPDEPVATTIMFTDLVAFSTWALRAGDDHVLELIRAVDQATATVLRRRGGQVVKTLGDGTMAAFTDAGQAILAAFEAVTAVNAIEVAGYRPQLRVGLHTGMPRAVDGDFLGIDVNIAARVGAAAGAGEVFVSDAVVAEVDPTQFVLRRKRFRAKGVPKETVVYSVVPKL from the coding sequence ATGAGCCCGGCCGACTCGCCGAAGAAGGCGGCCAAACGTGCGGTGAGGAAGACCGACAAGGGTGACGCCTCGGTCGCGAAGCGGGCCGCCGAACTGCTGGCCCGCACCGACTCCAGCGACGGCGTCGTGTCGTTGGCCCGGGCCGCACGCAGTCTCATCCCGGAGTCGCCGGTGGTGGGTGAGGACCGGTCCAGCGATCGCCTGGCCAGGCTGATCGCGCAGGCCCGCGGCGAGCAGCCCTCGGCGGTGCGGGAGCTCGGACTCGCCGGCGTCGAGGTGTGGCAGACGCTGACCAGGCGCCGGGGCGGCAAGGGCGTGGCCCGCATCCCCGACGAGCCGGTCGCGACGACCATCATGTTCACCGATCTCGTCGCCTTCTCGACGTGGGCGCTGCGCGCCGGCGACGACCACGTCCTCGAGCTGATCCGGGCGGTCGACCAGGCGACCGCCACCGTCTTGCGACGACGCGGGGGACAGGTGGTGAAAACCCTCGGCGACGGCACGATGGCGGCCTTCACCGACGCGGGCCAGGCCATCCTCGCGGCTTTCGAGGCGGTCACCGCGGTTAACGCGATCGAGGTCGCCGGCTATCGCCCGCAACTGCGCGTCGGCCTGCACACGGGCATGCCCCGGGCCGTCGACGGAGACTTCTTGGGCATCGACGTGAACATCGCGGCCCGAGTCGGCGCCGCGGCCGGAGCGGGTGAGGTCTTCGTCAGCGATGCCGTCGTCGCCGAGGTCGATCCGACACAGTTCGTGTTGCGGCGCAAGCGTTTCCGCGCGAAGGGCGTGCCGAAGGAGACCGTGGTGTACTCGGTCGTCCCCAAGTTGTGA
- a CDS encoding RNA polymerase-binding protein RbpA, translated as MADRVLRGSRLGAVSYETDRDHDLAPRRIVQYKTDNGEVFDVPFADDAEIPAKWPCKNGMEGTIVEGEVPEEKKAKPPRTHWDMLLERRSEEELEVLLNERLDLLKKRRRG; from the coding sequence ATGGCAGATCGAGTGCTTCGCGGAAGCCGACTCGGCGCGGTCAGCTACGAAACCGATCGCGATCACGATCTGGCTCCCCGCCGAATCGTCCAGTACAAGACCGACAACGGCGAGGTGTTCGACGTCCCGTTCGCCGACGACGCGGAGATCCCCGCGAAGTGGCCGTGCAAGAACGGCATGGAGGGCACCATCGTCGAAGGCGAGGTCCCCGAGGAGAAGAAGGCGAAGCCGCCGCGCACCCACTGGGACATGCTGCTCGAGCGCCGCAGCGAGGAAGAGCTCGAGGTGCTGCTCAACGAGCGCCTCGACCTGCTGAAGAAGCGTCGCCGCGGATAG
- a CDS encoding polyprenol monophosphomannose synthase — protein MSNVIGPTGENVLVVIPTYNESENLPIIVDRLLSALAGVHVLVVDDSSPDGTGEIADRLAAEDEAGRIHVLHRTEKDGLGKAYLAGFTWGLAREYAVLVEMDADGSHAPEQLHRLLDAVNAGADLAIGSRYVTGGSTVNWPKRREFLSRGANTYARLALGSSIRDITAGFRAYRREVLESFDFAAIDSAGYCFQIDLAWRAVQGGFTVTEVPITFTERAIGESKMDGGVITEAFLQVARWGMDSRFGRSKHG, from the coding sequence ATGAGTAACGTGATCGGCCCGACCGGTGAGAACGTGCTGGTGGTCATCCCGACGTACAACGAGAGTGAGAACCTCCCGATCATCGTCGACCGGCTGCTGTCGGCCTTGGCCGGGGTGCACGTCCTCGTCGTCGACGACTCCAGCCCCGACGGAACCGGTGAGATCGCCGACCGGCTGGCCGCCGAGGACGAGGCCGGCCGGATCCACGTGCTGCACCGGACGGAGAAGGACGGCTTGGGCAAGGCCTACCTCGCCGGATTCACCTGGGGCCTCGCCCGCGAGTACGCGGTCCTGGTGGAGATGGATGCCGACGGCTCGCACGCCCCCGAGCAACTGCACCGGCTGCTCGACGCGGTGAACGCGGGCGCCGACCTGGCCATCGGGTCGCGGTACGTGACGGGCGGGTCCACGGTCAACTGGCCCAAGCGCCGGGAGTTCCTCTCCCGCGGGGCCAACACTTACGCCCGTCTGGCGTTGGGCTCGTCGATCCGCGACATCACCGCCGGATTCCGGGCGTATCGCCGCGAGGTGTTGGAGAGCTTCGACTTCGCCGCCATCGACTCGGCCGGCTACTGCTTCCAGATCGATCTGGCCTGGCGCGCGGTGCAGGGCGGGTTCACCGTCACCGAGGTGCCGATCACGTTCACCGAGCGCGCCATCGGCGAATCCAAGATGGACGGCGGGGTCATCACCGAGGCTTTCCTGCAGGTCGCCCGATGGGGGATGGACAGCCGGTTCGGCCGCAGCAAGCACGGCTAG